The proteins below come from a single Denticeps clupeoides chromosome 15, fDenClu1.1, whole genome shotgun sequence genomic window:
- the LOC114764836 gene encoding uncharacterized protein LOC114764836, with protein MRHVYLRHNHTTVVKWDDKGEKTVEDPLFEGRALLHIESGNITVTSLLKNLSGLYEVDVGTDDGIKTFKWTVNVSDVQQNTSQNDSEVNKGLIAGIVITHFLLVLCVGFLVYKCRKSQKKEEYAVVHLNVNHEDLSRVEFQMGGGEEENHQPPTERETNQDQLLTHSNHDTEIIHIPEKRNHESTGERLHMSNGGAGTEVLLPLPDQSDGDDRSSLPKSGENIKRAEGGSQEDLRSSIWSHKGSEDLISVPNGSEATSGRHMEGCTAPQRNATTHH; from the exons ATGAGACATGTCTACCTGAGACACAATCACACTACAGTGGTGAAGTGGGATGATAAAGGCGAGAAGACCGTCGAGGATCCACTGTTCGAGGGACGAGCTCTGTTACACATAGAATCTGGAAACATTACAGTtacaagtttattaaaaaacctGAGCGGCCTCTATGAAGTAGATGTTGGTACAGATGACGGAATTAAGACTTTTAAATGGACTGTGAACGTATCAG ATGTACAACAGAACACAAGTCAGAACGACTCCGAAGTAAACAAAG gtCTCATAGCTGGCATAGTCATTACACATTTTCTCTTGGTGTTGTGTGTTGGATTTTTGGTCTACAAGTGCCGTAAATCACAGAAAA AAGAAGAGTATGCTGTTGTACATCTCAATGTGAATCATGAGGACCTGAGTAGAGTGGAGTTCCAGATGGGAGGTGGCGAGGAGGAGAACCATCAGCCACCGACAGAAAGGGAGACAAATCAAGACCAGTTACTGACACACAGCAATCACGACACAGAAATAATTCATATTCCAG AAAAACGAAACCACGAGTCAACTGGAGAGAGACTTCACATGAGCAACGGCGGGGCAGGAACTGAGGTTCTCCTGCCACTTCCAGACCAAAGTGATGGAGATGACAGATCTAGTCTTCCTAAGAG TGGCGAAAACATCAAACGAGCAGAAGGAGGCTCACAGGAGGATCTCAGGagcagcatatggtctcacaaggggtctgaggacctcatctcggtacctaatggcagtgaggctacctctggcaggcacatggagggctgtacagccccccaaagaaatgccaccacACACCATTaa
- the LOC114764972 gene encoding uncharacterized protein LOC114764972: MSCAVIYVLILFPGDTSGTCYVETNGDLIISPNISGDKERIRWMHNGKKMVEWHKMRQQISEYSQFKNRTQLNTDTGDVTVTRVTTADSGLYKAEISIGGQIETFTQQVEVIDPVCNTSISCNKTGSTVTLVCEADGHLLSYSWSGPGLQNPENRSQIQISRENLGSSYTCVVKNPVSEEKQNYTAGDCSTRDRRGLVGAVFGVVLVLVGVYFCFSHKKQNPQLSRDENGIELQSNIITASEEERGTRQAEEPLMARVEDPSWKIHLEKESDVVEENHQPPTGVNRDGNQDQLLTHSSHDTAIHHISELKNKLEELNYKEQERGIMSERSLITHIHNLTTADKEEMKDLVSQ, from the exons ATGTCATGTGCTGTCATCTACgttttgattttatttccaG GTGACACTTCAGGTACCTGCTACGTTGAGACAAATGGGGACTTAATAATAAGTCCAAACATCAGTGGAGATAAAGAACGTATCCGCTGGATGCACAATGGTAAGAAGATGGTGGAGTGGCACAAGATGAGACAGCAGATCTCAGAATATTCACAGTTCAAGAATCGAACTCAgctgaacacagacacaggcGATGTCACCGTCACAAGGGTGACAACAGCAGACAGTGGACTGTATAAAGCAGAAATTTCCATTGGTGGACAAATAGAGACATTTACTCAGCAAGTGGAAGTTATTG ACCCTGTGTGTAACACCAGTATCAGCTGTAATAAAACAGGATCTACAGTAACTCTGGTCTGTGAAGCAGATGGTCATCTCCTCAGTTACAGCTGGTCAGGACCTGGACTACAGAACCCAGAGAACAGGAGCCAGATACAGATCAGTCGAGAGAACCTGGGTTCCAGCTACACCTGTGTGGTGAAGAACCCAGTTAGTGAGGAGAAGCAGAATTACACAGCTGGAGACTGTTCTACTAGAG ATCGCAGAGGACTTGTTGGCGCCGTTTTTGGAGTTGTTCTTGTCCTGGTGGGTGTTTATTTCTGCTTCTCACACAAAA aacaaaatccTCAGCTCAGTAGAGATGAGAACGGCATTGAGCTACAATCTAACATCATCACAGCGTCAGAGGAGGAACGTGGAACACGGCAAGCAGAAGAACCACTAATGGCCAGAGTAGAAGATCCATCTTGGAAAATACATTTAG AAAAAGAGTCTGATGTTGTGGAGGAGAATCATCAACCACCGACTGGGGTCAACAGAGACGGAAATCAGGACCAGTTATTGACACACAGCAGTCATGACACAGCAATACATCATATTTCAG AGTTAAAGAACAAGTTAGAAGAGCTAAACTACaaggagcaggagagaggcATCATGTCAGAGAGAAGTCTCATCACCCACATCCACAACCTGACCACAGCAGACAAGGAGGAGATGAAAGACCTCGTCTCCCAATGA
- the LOC114764973 gene encoding uncharacterized protein LOC114764973 isoform X3, giving the protein MKLVFLMSCAVFSMLFAGVAVDVLDAERGGNVTLPTFLLSAGMTHVYLRHNRTTVVKWDDKGEKTVEDPLFEGRALLHKESGNITITSLLKNLSGLYEVHVGTNYGIKISKWTVNVSEEEYAVVHLDVNHEDLSRVEFQMGGGEEENHQPPTERETNQDQLLTHSHHDTEIIHISEKRNHESTGERLHMSNGRAGTEVLLPLPDQSDGDERSSLPKSGENIKQAEGGSQEEHMVSQGV; this is encoded by the exons ATGAAGCTGGTTTTCTTGATGTCATGTGCTGTCTTTTCTATGTTATTTGCAG GTGTTGCTGTAGATGTCCTTGATGCTGAGAGAGGTGGGAACGTGACGCTCCCAACATTTCTCCTCAGTGCCGGGATGACACATGTCTACCTGAGACACAATCGCACTACAGTGGTGAAGTGGGATGATAAAGGCGAGAAGACCGTCGAGGATCCACTGTTCGAGGGACGAGCTCTGTTACACAAAGAATCTGGAAACATTACAATcacaagtttattaaaaaacctGAGCGGCCTCTATGAAGTACATGTTGGTACAAATTACGGAATTAAGATTTCTAAATGGACTGTGAACGTATCAG AAGAAGAGTATGCTGTTGTACATCTCGATGTGAATCATGAGGACCTGAGTAGAGTGGAGTTCCAGATGGGAGGTGGCGAGGAGGAGAACCATCAGCCACCGACAGAAAGGGAGACAAATCAAGACCAGTTACTGACACACAGCCATCACGACAcagaaataattcatatttcag AAAAACGAAACCACGAGTCAACTGGAGAGAGACTTCACATGAGCAACGGCAGGGCAGGAACTGAGGTTCTCCTGCCACTTCCAGACCAAAGTGATGGAGATGAAAGATCTAGTCTTCCTAAGAG TGGAGAAAACATCAAACAAGCAGAAGGAGGCTCACAGGAggagcatatggtctcacaaggggtttAA
- the LOC114764973 gene encoding uncharacterized protein LOC114764973 isoform X2: protein MKLVFLMSCAVFSMLFAGVAVDVLDAERGGNVTLPTFLLSAGMTHVYLRHNRTTVVKWDDKGEKTVEDPLFEGRALLHKESGNITITSLLKNLSGLYEVHVGTNYGIKISKWTVNVSDVQQNTSQNDSEVNKEEEYAVVHLDVNHEDLSRVEFQMGGGEEENHQPPTERETNQDQLLTHSHHDTEIIHISEKRNHESTGERLHMSNGRAGTEVLLPLPDQSDGDERSSLPKSGENIKQAEGGSQEEHMVSQGV, encoded by the exons ATGAAGCTGGTTTTCTTGATGTCATGTGCTGTCTTTTCTATGTTATTTGCAG GTGTTGCTGTAGATGTCCTTGATGCTGAGAGAGGTGGGAACGTGACGCTCCCAACATTTCTCCTCAGTGCCGGGATGACACATGTCTACCTGAGACACAATCGCACTACAGTGGTGAAGTGGGATGATAAAGGCGAGAAGACCGTCGAGGATCCACTGTTCGAGGGACGAGCTCTGTTACACAAAGAATCTGGAAACATTACAATcacaagtttattaaaaaacctGAGCGGCCTCTATGAAGTACATGTTGGTACAAATTACGGAATTAAGATTTCTAAATGGACTGTGAACGTATCAG ATGTACAACAGAACACAAGTCAGAACGACTCCGAAGTAAACAAAG AAGAAGAGTATGCTGTTGTACATCTCGATGTGAATCATGAGGACCTGAGTAGAGTGGAGTTCCAGATGGGAGGTGGCGAGGAGGAGAACCATCAGCCACCGACAGAAAGGGAGACAAATCAAGACCAGTTACTGACACACAGCCATCACGACAcagaaataattcatatttcag AAAAACGAAACCACGAGTCAACTGGAGAGAGACTTCACATGAGCAACGGCAGGGCAGGAACTGAGGTTCTCCTGCCACTTCCAGACCAAAGTGATGGAGATGAAAGATCTAGTCTTCCTAAGAG TGGAGAAAACATCAAACAAGCAGAAGGAGGCTCACAGGAggagcatatggtctcacaaggggtttAA
- the LOC114764973 gene encoding uncharacterized protein LOC114764973 isoform X1, which yields MKLVFLMSCAVFSMLFAGVAVDVLDAERGGNVTLPTFLLSAGMTHVYLRHNRTTVVKWDDKGEKTVEDPLFEGRALLHKESGNITITSLLKNLSGLYEVHVGTNYGIKISKWTVNVSDVQQNTSQNDSEVNKGFIASMVITPFFLVSCFFLVYKCRKSQKKEEYAVVHLDVNHEDLSRVEFQMGGGEEENHQPPTERETNQDQLLTHSHHDTEIIHISEKRNHESTGERLHMSNGRAGTEVLLPLPDQSDGDERSSLPKSGENIKQAEGGSQEEHMVSQGV from the exons ATGAAGCTGGTTTTCTTGATGTCATGTGCTGTCTTTTCTATGTTATTTGCAG GTGTTGCTGTAGATGTCCTTGATGCTGAGAGAGGTGGGAACGTGACGCTCCCAACATTTCTCCTCAGTGCCGGGATGACACATGTCTACCTGAGACACAATCGCACTACAGTGGTGAAGTGGGATGATAAAGGCGAGAAGACCGTCGAGGATCCACTGTTCGAGGGACGAGCTCTGTTACACAAAGAATCTGGAAACATTACAATcacaagtttattaaaaaacctGAGCGGCCTCTATGAAGTACATGTTGGTACAAATTACGGAATTAAGATTTCTAAATGGACTGTGAACGTATCAG ATGTACAACAGAACACAAGTCAGAACGACTCCGAAGTAAACAAAG gtttCATAGCTAGCATGGTCATTACACCTTTTTTCTTggtgtcgtgtttttttttggtctacaAGTGCCGTAAATCACAGAAAA AAGAAGAGTATGCTGTTGTACATCTCGATGTGAATCATGAGGACCTGAGTAGAGTGGAGTTCCAGATGGGAGGTGGCGAGGAGGAGAACCATCAGCCACCGACAGAAAGGGAGACAAATCAAGACCAGTTACTGACACACAGCCATCACGACAcagaaataattcatatttcag AAAAACGAAACCACGAGTCAACTGGAGAGAGACTTCACATGAGCAACGGCAGGGCAGGAACTGAGGTTCTCCTGCCACTTCCAGACCAAAGTGATGGAGATGAAAGATCTAGTCTTCCTAAGAG TGGAGAAAACATCAAACAAGCAGAAGGAGGCTCACAGGAggagcatatggtctcacaaggggtttAA